Proteins found in one Cardiocondyla obscurior isolate alpha-2009 linkage group LG03, Cobs3.1, whole genome shotgun sequence genomic segment:
- the Sh3px1 gene encoding sorting nexin lst-4, giving the protein MENRQVRALYDFTGESGTAELSITAGELLTVIRDNVGDGWCEGFNQTGQSGLFPAAYVQMIDQAAPSSNTMTSSQQSSGDYWDDDWDDDSEVGQTQAYVPPTQQQQPQIISLSQQNNTGDYSDQVSMHTIHSVIPERPIPNVPKKNNTFSTLIKSGEDSFLLGVKMVTVPESEKVFIEEGEGGRCTWMPTGELYNCVVTSPKKESKLKGLKSFIVYQLTPTFNNIQVSRRYKHFDWLHERLEEKYCFIPIPPLPDKQISGRYEDAFIEHRRTQLQEFVDYVCRHPVLSRSRVWEHFITCTDEKRWKAGKRQAEKDELLGVNYFNAIQCSDTPMDVIKMEIQTDAFSRFISGLDPAVKNFMAMAVDQAKKHQVLYKREFQKISQSFTSLSHALEADDNGRGRLTRALKATGDAYNDIGRLYEEQPKFDWEPLSDKFHIYRGIISNFPDVTSIHKSAMQKRRDCERLVSEHKMEPQQLRELSHRTDVIARALIAEETHFQTEREVHINKAVKTHLTEQIAFYQKIVDKLQEALNTFDE; this is encoded by the exons ATGGAGAACCGCCAG GTGAGAGCTCTGTACGACTTTACAGGCGAATCGGGAACGGCGGAGTTGTCCATCACTGCCGGCGAACTTTTGACTGTCATACGGGACAACGTAGGAGATGGCTGGTGCGAGGGATTCAATCAAACTGGACAGTCGGGACTATTCCCAGCGGCATATGTTCAAATGATTGACCAAGCCGCACCGTCCTCCA ATACTATGACATCTTCTCAACAAAGTTCAGGAGATTATTGGGATGATGACTGGGACGATGATTCCGAAGTTGGACAAACTCAAGCTTACGTTCCACCCACGCAGCAACAACAGCCGCAAATCATATCGCTGTCGCAGCAAAATAACACTGGAGACTACAGTGATCAAGTGTCGATGCATACTATACATTCTGTGATACCAGAGAGACCTATACCCAATGTACCAAAGAAAAACAATACATTTTCCACATTGATCAAGTCGGGAGAAGATAGCTTTCTGTTGGGCGTCAAAATGGTGACTGTGCCTGAAAGTGAAAAAGTCTTTATAGAAGAAGGTGAGGGTGGTCGATGTACATGGATGCCTACTGGGGAACTTTACAATTGCGTCGTTACATCGCCGAAGAAGGAATCTAAGCTGAAGGGTCTCAAAAGTTTTATCGTCTATCAATTGACTCCCACG tttaataatatacaagtCTCAAGAAGATATAAGCATTTTGATTGGTTGCACGAACGCTTAGAGGAGAAGTATTGTTTCATCCCAATTCCGCCTTTGCCTGATAAGCAGATATCCGGACGCTACGAAGACGCGTTTATCGAACATCGGCGTACGCAGCTACAGGAATTTGTGGACTATGTCTGTCGACATCCAGTGCTATCGCGCAGTCGTGTCTGGGAGCACTTTATCACCTGCACGGACGAGAAGCGATGGAAAGCGGGAAAACGACAGGCGGAAAAAGATGAATTGCTGGGTGTGAATTACTTCAATGCCATTCAGTGTTCAGATACGCCGATGGACGTTATAAAAATGGAGATCCAAACCGATGCCTTCAGTAGATTTATCAGTGGTCTAGATCCGGCAGTAAAAAACTTTATGGCTATGGCGGTTGATCAAGCGAAGAAACACCAAGTTCTATACAAAAGGGAATTTCAAAAGATTAGCCAGTCCTTCACGTCGCTCAGCCATGCTTTGGAAGCAGACGACAACGGTCGCGGAAGGCTAACGCGCGCATTGAAAGCGACTGGCGATGCTTACAACGATATTGGCAGGCTGTACGAGGAACAACCAAAATTCGATTGGGAGCCGTTATCTGATAAGTTTCACATTTATCGCGGTATTATTAGCAATTTTCCTGACGTCACCAGCATTCATAAG agcGCCATGCAAAAACGAAGGGATTGTGAACGACTGGTCAGCGAGCATAAAATGGAACCACAGCAATTACGCGAGCTCTCCCATCGAACTGATGTGATAGCTCGCGCGCTGATCGCTGAGGAGACCCATTTCCAAACGGAGCGAGAAGTGCATATAAATAAGGCCGTAAAAACACATCTAACAGAACAGATCGccttttatcaaaaaatagtTGATAAACTACAAGAGGCGTTAAATACTTTCGACGAATGA
- the LOC139101350 gene encoding ankyrin repeat, SAM and basic leucine zipper domain-containing protein 1 isoform X3, with protein MTTTMTSVTTMFSTLSRRTDSTKKETTVVDFEASNKERNYEDNLVKACTLGQLEPIREHLEQNDVDKYLYTGWTLLLYAASFVEPELVEYLLVHGANPNKHRDGFTPLMALCNSLKGTTKKSLECLNYLIEAKADANATSKRRETALMYACMHQDADFVKELIKYVQNIDACDSDGRTALRYAAAANKPDNVKILLIHNANTSLTDVYNLSAKDIANTKGFTEISALLGDEDEKEMTCLKIETTTWRDLFPNWYPVEKEVLDYDISVILYGMGLEKYSILFQGMDIKTFLQLTEDDLFRLGIDISVHRHQFLKGLEKFHNRKWRLDSFGNIKKKKDSYTIYDGVISLTNAKKQISVIASSFQYIKNNLLKAASENIVLSPIKRIEYEEELRKTQNTLKLLKSEMIQIKMLAKQIDKENNIGVPATWINSKKNFSWTITIISTAFFMGGLSAILAKQKIHI; from the exons atgacgacgacgatgacgagtGTTACGACGATGTTTTCTACCCTGTCGAGGAG AACGGACTCGACAAAGAAGGAAACGACAGTCGTCGATTTCGAAGCGTCTAATAAAGAACGTAACTACGAAGATAATTTGGTGAAAGCCTGCACCCTGGGACAGTTAGAACCGATACGAGAACACCTCGAAC aaaatgaTGTTGACAAGTACCTATATACTGGATGGACTTTGTTACTGTATGCAGCTTCATTTGTAGAACCAGAATTGGTAGAATATCTTTTGGTACATGGTGCAAACCCAAATAAACATAGAG ATGGATTTACACCTCTCATGGCCCTATGTAATTCACTAAAAGGAACAACAAAAAAATCTCTGGAATGCCTTAATTATCTAATAGAAGCAAAAGCTGATGCAAATGCTACAAGTAAACgaag ggAAACAGCTTTAatgtatgcatgtatgcaCCAAGATGCAGACTTTGTCAAGgaacttataaaatatgtacaaaatatTGATGCTTGTGACAGTGATGGAAGAACT GCATTGAGGTATGCTGCTGCAGCTAATAAACCTGATAATGTCAAAATTCTTTTGATTCATAACGCAAATActtctttgacagatgtatACAATTTATCTGCAAAAGATATTGCAAATACAAAAGGATTTAcagaa ATATCTGCTTTATTAGGCGATGAAGATGAAAAAGAGATGacttgtttaaaaattgaaacaacAACTTGGAGAGATTTATTTCCAAATTGGTATCCTGTAGAAAAAGAAGTTTTAGATTATGATATATCGGTGATACTGTATGGAATGGGCTTGGAAAAATacagtattttatttcaaggaatggatattaaaacgtttttacAATTGACAGAAGATGATCTTTTTCGTTTAGGAATCGATATCAGTGTTCATAGACATCAATTTCTAAAAGGTCTTGAAAAATTTCACAACAGAAAGTGGCGATTAGATAGTTTtggcaatattaaaaaaaaaaaagattcatatac AATTTATGATGGCGTAATATCATTAACGAATGCCAAAAAGCAGATTAGTGTAATAGCATCTAGTTTtcagtatattaaaaataatttattgaaagctGCAAGCGAAAATATAGTTTTGTCACctataaaaagaattgaataCGAGGAAGAACTgagaaaaacgcaaaatactttaaaactattaaaaagtgaaatgatacaaattaaaatgttagcTAAACAG attgaTAAGGAAAATAATATCGGTGTACCAGCAACTTGGATTAATTCTAAGAAGAACTTTAGTTGGACTATTACAATAATAAGTACTGCATTTTTCATGGGAGGACTGTCTGCAATACTAGCCAAGCAAAAAAtacacatttaa
- the LOC139101350 gene encoding ankyrin repeat, SAM and basic leucine zipper domain-containing protein 1 isoform X1, giving the protein MSKYKCLMPAGMSDDDDDDDECYDDVFYPVEETKPPAKKSNYTPRTDSTKKETTVVDFEASNKERNYEDNLVKACTLGQLEPIREHLEQNDVDKYLYTGWTLLLYAASFVEPELVEYLLVHGANPNKHRDGFTPLMALCNSLKGTTKKSLECLNYLIEAKADANATSKRRETALMYACMHQDADFVKELIKYVQNIDACDSDGRTALRYAAAANKPDNVKILLIHNANTSLTDVYNLSAKDIANTKGFTEISALLGDEDEKEMTCLKIETTTWRDLFPNWYPVEKEVLDYDISVILYGMGLEKYSILFQGMDIKTFLQLTEDDLFRLGIDISVHRHQFLKGLEKFHNRKWRLDSFGNIKKKKDSYTIYDGVISLTNAKKQISVIASSFQYIKNNLLKAASENIVLSPIKRIEYEEELRKTQNTLKLLKSEMIQIKMLAKQIDKENNIGVPATWINSKKNFSWTITIISTAFFMGGLSAILAKQKIHI; this is encoded by the exons ATGTCTAAGTACAAGTGTCTGATGCCTGCTGGCATGtctgacgatgacgacgacgatgacgagtGTTACGACGATGTTTTCTACCCTGTCGAGGAG ACAAAACCCCCTGccaaaaaaagtaattatactCCTAGAACGGACTCGACAAAGAAGGAAACGACAGTCGTCGATTTCGAAGCGTCTAATAAAGAACGTAACTACGAAGATAATTTGGTGAAAGCCTGCACCCTGGGACAGTTAGAACCGATACGAGAACACCTCGAAC aaaatgaTGTTGACAAGTACCTATATACTGGATGGACTTTGTTACTGTATGCAGCTTCATTTGTAGAACCAGAATTGGTAGAATATCTTTTGGTACATGGTGCAAACCCAAATAAACATAGAG ATGGATTTACACCTCTCATGGCCCTATGTAATTCACTAAAAGGAACAACAAAAAAATCTCTGGAATGCCTTAATTATCTAATAGAAGCAAAAGCTGATGCAAATGCTACAAGTAAACgaag ggAAACAGCTTTAatgtatgcatgtatgcaCCAAGATGCAGACTTTGTCAAGgaacttataaaatatgtacaaaatatTGATGCTTGTGACAGTGATGGAAGAACT GCATTGAGGTATGCTGCTGCAGCTAATAAACCTGATAATGTCAAAATTCTTTTGATTCATAACGCAAATActtctttgacagatgtatACAATTTATCTGCAAAAGATATTGCAAATACAAAAGGATTTAcagaa ATATCTGCTTTATTAGGCGATGAAGATGAAAAAGAGATGacttgtttaaaaattgaaacaacAACTTGGAGAGATTTATTTCCAAATTGGTATCCTGTAGAAAAAGAAGTTTTAGATTATGATATATCGGTGATACTGTATGGAATGGGCTTGGAAAAATacagtattttatttcaaggaatggatattaaaacgtttttacAATTGACAGAAGATGATCTTTTTCGTTTAGGAATCGATATCAGTGTTCATAGACATCAATTTCTAAAAGGTCTTGAAAAATTTCACAACAGAAAGTGGCGATTAGATAGTTTtggcaatattaaaaaaaaaaaagattcatatac AATTTATGATGGCGTAATATCATTAACGAATGCCAAAAAGCAGATTAGTGTAATAGCATCTAGTTTtcagtatattaaaaataatttattgaaagctGCAAGCGAAAATATAGTTTTGTCACctataaaaagaattgaataCGAGGAAGAACTgagaaaaacgcaaaatactttaaaactattaaaaagtgaaatgatacaaattaaaatgttagcTAAACAG attgaTAAGGAAAATAATATCGGTGTACCAGCAACTTGGATTAATTCTAAGAAGAACTTTAGTTGGACTATTACAATAATAAGTACTGCATTTTTCATGGGAGGACTGTCTGCAATACTAGCCAAGCAAAAAAtacacatttaa
- the Fws gene encoding conserved oligomeric Golgi complex subunit 5 translates to MSEIISWEDIENDQFFKQLLDADLKKTDVVEPLLSVAQQLNKLGQAIEVLNAELQKQVLANHEDLLSQATWVEKLEGVLFIMQSHIQSLLSAVERLRGKIIDPFNRIEMQTIVLSRLHETSDLLRRVSRMQHLSKRLNSQMSSITQGPDIIKAANSLHELEQLMADTDLNGLDVIADDQQAIKTQRATVQRIATHTLTQGLQTMDRTKVSTAVQVFQNLGIINNAVNTIIESTLAEIDKISMESLDVSLVTNQDFGKRGAPGRATIPSPGTSGNVRTKIWDNLEHLFQDTLYAHCLQIELLQRVLLEHHMQEFHDLSEKFWDKVNVLLAKVLIERAQGSSFVKQALEGEYPKFLRIFLDLSKRLKERSHSIGIYGIDRNVLLPFENAYLSRSVSRLLDPVHNMFSGEGLPTHDEIDSLIRMITNELSVSLVDDGLATVVSRNVGKAIRLFCLKCEQSVVTGGEASQVIDSPTAGQQTNVTLANLLHYLSSQTNRVIANLAGGLPSEGSVVITTALKETDELTKNLLAPLLISISDAIESIILTMHDDPEFRDSSSPLGKEVGCSLYMRELQGFILRSVNTFLLPYKNQMVVAESCKAVASRCIELFVRHACLLRPLTDFGKAKLLIDFAQVEVAVTPLCRGGQMGLLEQQQYRTLRALKTLLLLSPEEIVDKILEGQGESSISPSLILLHLFSGAPPELASPHQSAGWSVGRLSQWMDNHPNERDRLALCSGPLERYQLTVRQQNIPSFHPLFPQMMKLANLREHSSQ, encoded by the exons ATGAGTGAAATAATAAGTTGGGAAGATATTGAAAATGATC AATTCTTTAAACAGCTGCTGGATGCTGACTTGAAAAAAACTGATGTTGTTGAGCCACTGTTATCAGTGGCTCAACAATTGAATAAACTAGGAcaag CTATTGAGGTACTGAATGCTGAGCTGCAAAAACAAGTACTAGCAAATCATGAAGATTTACTATCTCAAGCAACATGGGTAGAAAAACTGGAAGGAGTGCTTTTTATAATGCAGTCTCATAtacaa AGTCTTTTGTCAGCAGTAGAGCGATTACGCGGCAAAATTATCGATCCATTTAATAGAATTGAAATGCAAACAATTGTATTGTCACGGCTTCACGAAACCTCTGACCTTCTTAGAAGAGTCTCTAGAATGCAACATTTATCAAAACGTTTAAATTCTCAAATGAGTAGCATTACTCAAGGTCCAGATATCATTAAAGCTGCCAATAGTTTACATGAGCTtg aaCAGTTAATGGCAGATACAGATCTAAACGGCTTAGATGTAATCGCAGATGACCAGCAGGCTATAAAGACTCAAAGAGCTACTGTACAAAGAATAGCTACCCATACATTAACTCAAGGCTTACAAACAATGGATAGAACAAAG gTGAGCACCGCTGTACAAGTCTTTCAAAACTTGGGAATAATAAACAACGCCGTGAACACAATTATAGAATCTACCTTAGctgaaatagataaaatttctATGGAATCATTAGACGTATCTTTAGTAACGAATCAGGACTTTGGAAAACGTGGAGCACCTGGCAGAGCTACAATTCCATCTCCTGGAACGTCTGGGAATGTACGCACGAAAATTTGGGACAATCTTGAACATCTTTTCCAAGATACTTTGTATGCGCATTGTCTGCAA attgAATTGCTGCAAAGAGTATTGTTAGAGCACCATATGCAAGAGTTTCACGATTTATCAGAGAAATTTTGGGATAAAGTAAACGTTCTTCTTGCAAAAGTTTTGATTGAACGCGCTCAag GATCATCATTTGTGAAACAAGCTCTGGAAGGAGAATATccaaaatttttaagaatatttttggacTTAAGCAAACGCTTAAAAGAGAGATCTCACAGTATCGGGATTTACGGTATTGA CCGTAATGTTTTATTGCCATTTGAAAATGCATATTTATCACGTTCGGTATCTCGACTTCTGGATCCAGTTCACAATATGTTTTCTGGAGAAGGTTTGCCGACGCATGACGAAATCGACAGTCTCATACGTATGATTACAAA TGAATTGAGCGTATCTTTGGTGGATGATGGACTCGCAACTGTTGTGTCACGTAATGTTGGGAAAGCAATAAGATTGTTCTGTTTAAAATGTGAACAAAGTGTGGTGACTGGTGGTGAGGCAAGCCAAGTAATCGATTCCCCAACTGCTGGCCAGCAAACGAATGTTACCCTCGCGAATCTTCTTCATTATCTTTCTAGCCAAACAAATCGCGTGATAGCTAATTTAGCGGGAGGTTTACCCTCTGAAGGAAGCGTTGTTATTACTACAGCGCTTAAAGAAACGGACGAATTAACGAAGAACTTGCTCGCACCATTGTTAATTTCTATCAGCGATGCAAtagaaagtataattttaacaatgcATGACGACCCCGAATTTAGAGA CTCAAGTAGCCCTTTGGGAAAGGAAGTCGGCTGTTCTCTTTACATGCGTGAATTACAAGGCTTTATTTTGCGATCCgtgaatacatttttattaccgtACAAAAATCAAATGGTTGTTGCTGAAAG tTGTAAAGCTGTCGCGTCAAGATGTATAGAACTATTTGTGCGTCATGCTTGCTTGCTGAGACCTCTGACTGATTTTGGAAAAGCAAAACTTTTGATAGATTTCGCTCag gtgGAAGTAGCTGTGACACCGTTATGCCGCGGTGGGCAAATGGGTTTGCTAGAGCAACAACAATATAGAACTCTGCGAGCACTAAAAACTTTACTTCTTCTCAGTCCCGAAGAAATAGTGGACAAAATATTAGAAGGACAAGGAGAGAGTAGCATATCACCGTCTCTTATTCTGTTGCATTTATTTTCTGGCGCACCGCCTGAATTAGCGTCACCGCATCAA AGTGCAGGTTGGTCTGTAGGTCGATTATCTCAGTGGATGGATAATCATCCGAACGAAAGAGATAGATTAGCATTATGCAGTGGACCATTAGAACGCTATCAATTGACAGTCCGTCAACAAAATATTCCATCGTTTCATCCTCTCTTTCCACAGATGATGAAATTAGCTAACTTGAGGGAACATTCAAGTCAATAA
- the LOC139101353 gene encoding protein OPI10 homolog, with translation MLGIIVAGRFVQTDFQQVGENQFLITIPDADNINHIVVFLTGTISFPDGTGGAVYFSWPDPNAPPNWQFLGYISNSKPSAIFKILNLKKNHEFENSNLGIFGIGKISHFAQIGVSVEPLAIIEQQVTAVTASTTNSFMEFVQKMLTSFVNYVTSFTVTQAQMTPNPTENFVPLSTLQGWYETFERRLQQNPNFWKS, from the exons ATGCTTGGTATAATCGTAGCTGGACGATTC GTTCAAACTGACTTTCAACAAGTTGGTGAAAATCAATTTCTAATTACTATACCTGATGCTGATAATATAAACCATATAGTAGTGTTTCTTACCGGTACTATTTCTTTCCCAGATGGCACAGGAGGTGCAg tATACTTTAGTTGGCCGGATCCAAATGCACCACCAAACTGGCAATTTCTTGGATATATTTCCAATTCTAAACCATCGgctatctttaaaatattgaatctaaagaaaaatcatgagtttgaaaatagcaatttaGGAATTTTTGGAATTGGCAAAATATCACACTTTGCGCAAATCGGGGTGTCAGTTGAACCACTGGCAATAATCGAGCAGCAAGTAACAGCAGTTACTGCAAGCACAACCAACTCTTTTATGGAATTTGTACAAAAGATGCTAACAAGCTTTGTGAATTATGTAACTAGTTTCACGGTAACGCAAGCACAAATGACGCCGAATCCTACTGAGAACTTTGTGCCTCTATCTACATTACAAGGCTGGTACGAAACTTTTGAAAGGCGGTTGCAACAAAACCCAAATTTTTGGAAATCATGA
- the LOC139101350 gene encoding ankyrin repeat, SAM and basic leucine zipper domain-containing protein 1 isoform X2 encodes MSKYKCLMPAGMSDDDDDDDECYDDVFYPVEETKPPAKKSNYTPRTDSTKKETTVVDFEASNKERNYEDNLVKACTLGQLEPIREHLEQPELVEYLLVHGANPNKHRDGFTPLMALCNSLKGTTKKSLECLNYLIEAKADANATSKRRETALMYACMHQDADFVKELIKYVQNIDACDSDGRTALRYAAAANKPDNVKILLIHNANTSLTDVYNLSAKDIANTKGFTEISALLGDEDEKEMTCLKIETTTWRDLFPNWYPVEKEVLDYDISVILYGMGLEKYSILFQGMDIKTFLQLTEDDLFRLGIDISVHRHQFLKGLEKFHNRKWRLDSFGNIKKKKDSYTIYDGVISLTNAKKQISVIASSFQYIKNNLLKAASENIVLSPIKRIEYEEELRKTQNTLKLLKSEMIQIKMLAKQIDKENNIGVPATWINSKKNFSWTITIISTAFFMGGLSAILAKQKIHI; translated from the exons ATGTCTAAGTACAAGTGTCTGATGCCTGCTGGCATGtctgacgatgacgacgacgatgacgagtGTTACGACGATGTTTTCTACCCTGTCGAGGAG ACAAAACCCCCTGccaaaaaaagtaattatactCCTAGAACGGACTCGACAAAGAAGGAAACGACAGTCGTCGATTTCGAAGCGTCTAATAAAGAACGTAACTACGAAGATAATTTGGTGAAAGCCTGCACCCTGGGACAGTTAGAACCGATACGAGAACACCTCGAAC AACCAGAATTGGTAGAATATCTTTTGGTACATGGTGCAAACCCAAATAAACATAGAG ATGGATTTACACCTCTCATGGCCCTATGTAATTCACTAAAAGGAACAACAAAAAAATCTCTGGAATGCCTTAATTATCTAATAGAAGCAAAAGCTGATGCAAATGCTACAAGTAAACgaag ggAAACAGCTTTAatgtatgcatgtatgcaCCAAGATGCAGACTTTGTCAAGgaacttataaaatatgtacaaaatatTGATGCTTGTGACAGTGATGGAAGAACT GCATTGAGGTATGCTGCTGCAGCTAATAAACCTGATAATGTCAAAATTCTTTTGATTCATAACGCAAATActtctttgacagatgtatACAATTTATCTGCAAAAGATATTGCAAATACAAAAGGATTTAcagaa ATATCTGCTTTATTAGGCGATGAAGATGAAAAAGAGATGacttgtttaaaaattgaaacaacAACTTGGAGAGATTTATTTCCAAATTGGTATCCTGTAGAAAAAGAAGTTTTAGATTATGATATATCGGTGATACTGTATGGAATGGGCTTGGAAAAATacagtattttatttcaaggaatggatattaaaacgtttttacAATTGACAGAAGATGATCTTTTTCGTTTAGGAATCGATATCAGTGTTCATAGACATCAATTTCTAAAAGGTCTTGAAAAATTTCACAACAGAAAGTGGCGATTAGATAGTTTtggcaatattaaaaaaaaaaaagattcatatac AATTTATGATGGCGTAATATCATTAACGAATGCCAAAAAGCAGATTAGTGTAATAGCATCTAGTTTtcagtatattaaaaataatttattgaaagctGCAAGCGAAAATATAGTTTTGTCACctataaaaagaattgaataCGAGGAAGAACTgagaaaaacgcaaaatactttaaaactattaaaaagtgaaatgatacaaattaaaatgttagcTAAACAG attgaTAAGGAAAATAATATCGGTGTACCAGCAACTTGGATTAATTCTAAGAAGAACTTTAGTTGGACTATTACAATAATAAGTACTGCATTTTTCATGGGAGGACTGTCTGCAATACTAGCCAAGCAAAAAAtacacatttaa
- the LOC139113793 gene encoding uncharacterized protein codes for IRREKESRIERLLSNEYQRIWWREKLAWDKTIIAKKVESKKILLRKLIKKKVPTCVTVKYLTRAERLKNKGKEKLEKQSSKNLKNEAAFFARRKLEKREEMKLDKHEEKKLESPGKAKANDSNEVKSEKREETKSKNREETTSTERSEKNQSERENAKSERIEKAISEAGEEPKSKEYAETKSEKCKETELKNNK; via the exons atacgcaggGAGAAGGAATCTCGCATAGAAAGACTACTCTCGAACGAGTATCAACGAATTTGGTGGCGGGAAAAGCTGGCTTGGGACAAGACGATTATTGCTAAGAAAGTCgagagcaaaaaaatattacttcgCAAA TTGATTAAGAAAAAGGTACCGACGTGCGTAaccgtaaaatatttaacgagagCGGAgcgtttgaaaaataaagggaaagaaaagctTGAAAAGCAGTCTAGCAAGAATCTTAAAAACGAAGCGGCGTTTTTTGCGAGGCGTAAACTTGAAAAACGCGAGGAAATGAAATTAGATAAGCACGAAGAGAAGAAATTGGAAAGCCCGGGGAAGGCGAAAGCCAACGATAGTAACGAAGTGAAATCAGAGAAGCGGGAGGAAACGAAATCAAAGAATCGCGAGGAAACTACGAGCACCGAAAGATCCGAAAAGAATCAATCGGAACGCGAGAATGCGAAGTCGGAACGAATCGAGAAAGCGATATCAGAGGCAGGCGAAGAACCGAAATCGAAGGAATACGCGGAGACGAAATCGGAAAAATGCAAAGAGAcggaattaaaaaacaataaataa